The sequence AGCacaatataatatttatattctaTATTATTCACCTACACTTTAAAAGGCTACTCATATAAACCTCTCTAAAGGATGCATCATTGGGACTATTCATAATGTAAGATTCTGAAGGTGGAAGGATCATTCAAACTAACTGAAACCAATTATATAAATAATTAGGTCTCCACAGCTCATCGCTGTGGTTTGTTCCTGCAAAGTATGTTCACACAACCATAATGTAGCATAAAACAGGTTCTAACTCTTTGGATGTCTTTAAACTAAGCCAGAAGCGGTGGGGCAGGGGGAAGTAATAGAACCTAGAGAAAGAACAAACAAGACTTAGCACAGATTATGAATGGAAACATTATTAAACTGAGCAGTTCTTACTCTGAGGATACCAAACGTCATGACATTTCcatgaaataaatacaaatgtgAAGCGCTGGACTTAAATTCAGGCAACAATGAATGCCTGGTGGTAGGTAGTCAGTGTTCACAGTAATAGAAATTCTGTTACCTACAGATCAATTCCTGTGACAAGAGAACCCTAAAAAAATGTTACCCTCAGGGTGCTAACATtaacttctccctccccccttattTAGCTAAAATACTGGATATAAAATGTTACGAATGTTGCTAGGTATTctgaatttaaacttttaaaaagtagagTGTATAACAAAGTAGAGATGTAAGAAAAATATCAATATGCGTATTACAAAAAAATTCAAGTTGATTAATAAAATTGAATGATCTGGAAGTTATCCCCCCAAAGAAATCTACATCATCAGTAACAAATATGACAACGTTTTCAATCTGCTCTTGGCCGTGGAAGTCTGAGTGGCTAAAGACTTTGGTCAGATCATATACAATGATACGTTTTTTGAATGAAATGTAGAGCCATATTAATACATTTAAGGCAGTTAATTCAGCTGTCCACAGGTCCCCAAAAGTTCAGCAGATGAAGAAAAGAAATGGATCAGAGGCAAGTTGGTTTAAAACTACCACAGTATTAAAGTTTTAACTTTTTTCTcagatgctttttttaaaaaaagttttgcttCTACAGCTTACGTTGTGCAGAGTCACCAAACATGATGAAAAAGTATTTTCTTCTTCTCTGTGATATTGTAGTGAGAGTTTGGCACGTCCAGGTAAACACACTTCCAATGGCACATTCTTTACCCACAGCAGCAAATGACCTGCAAATATCTGGCATACATCCTGTgcaaaggtggggtggggggaatctatcTGCTGCCAAGTCTGACgagagaaaaaaattacaaagaaTATACAGAGGTTGAAGGACATCTTTGGACTCTCCTGCTCAGTCCTTGCAGTCAGAGATCTCTGAAGCACTTTAAAATGAAGCCTAGGACAACAGAAGGAAAACATAAATATTCAGAATGCAAGACAGAATGTTATAGTATCCAAGTATCTAACACTCTAAGCAGAGTTCAGACCtcggtggacttagaagggtgtaactctgcataggagtaCACTGTAAGAGAACCGAAAATGAAAGATTCTATTGCTTACACATTCATGTCAATTACAAATATTGGAAGATACACATTGGATAGCATATTGTAATGTTTCTCAATCTTTTATGGAATTGTTAAGGAGGGCCACAGTCCAAGGTGATTAGTTTGTtacatactagcaacaaagcctgttgtggggaaaaataaatcgggctctagaaaggggagggaaggcaggtgggcattccctcctcctccatcactgattccaacCAGGTGAAGACGGGGGGTGGggatggccacctcctctgctctgtgcctgatcctggctaggtgaatgGGGatcgggcattgcctcatgctctgctcctgaccccagccaggtgaagggggtgggcactgccacctgctccactcctgatctcagctaggtgacggggtgggtgggcatttccccctgctccgtggctgatcctggctgggtgaaacgGAGTTGGTGTTTCCTCCTGCTCCACggctgattccagccaggtgaagggggtaaggcattgccacctgctccacgagtgatcccagctgtgtgaagacaggggcgggcattgccaccttctccgctcctgatcctaccTGGGTGAGggcggggtgcaggcattgccacttgttccgctcctgatcttgGCTGCATGAAGAGGGgagcagcattgccacctgctccactcctgatcccagctgggtgaagggggccgggcattgccacctgctctcctcctgatcctggctaggtgaagatgtgggatgagcattgccacctgctttgctcttgatcccagccgggtgaaggcaggggtcgggcactgccacttgctctgcactcctgatcccagctgggtgaagacgggggatgggcattgctccttatcccagctgggtgaagacagggagcaggcattgccatctccttcactcctcatcccagctgggtgaaggcagaggggggGCACtgcaacctgctccgctcctgatccctgctgtgtgaaggcagggggcgggcattgccgcctgctccacatctgatttcGGCCTGGGCATCTCGCCacagcacactctctggaggtctggctgcctaatctgggtttccctccacagcagtgccctctagaggcccaccagggtaggaagtgagccgtcttgaatacgcttagccttttatatagtaggattacatAATTACAGTCACATCATGATGGTAACTTTACTTTCTATATACCACAATGTAGCTCTCTGATATAAGTGCGGGGGAAACCGATTTCCTGTTCTCTTAATGATGATTAATATTTAGTTCACAAGTGTGGATTTTATACAACAGTatataaaaaaggaaaatgttaaTTACAATGGCTTGGGGCAGCCTAGTGAAATCTGCCACAATAACACTGGAATCTTTAATAGAGACCATTAAGGAAGTACAGAGTACTTTCCGTAGTTTTCAGGGCAAACTGTAAAATTTAAGAATAGAAACTGGTTCACACAATCATTTTCATTTGATGAGTGATGTCCTCTGACGAAATCATAAATCTCTTGACCTGGCCCCCTTTTATACTTAGGTCTAATCCAAGATACTGAACAGTGAACTTGATGGTTCTACCATATaaacactctgtgtgtgtgtgtgtgtgtgtgtgtgtgtgtatggcatatatatatatatatatatatatatatatatatatatatggcataTATAtatggcatatatatatatatatatatatatggcataTATAAGACcatctaatttttttaattttaaaaagtaagaacaAAGAGCAATGAATGATGGTAGTCTTGGAACTGGAATATTCAATTCAGGCATGGGGGACACTCAACAGAAGCACTTTCTTAGGCTAGGAATAGGTAGCAATGTATgcagaaataataaaataaactaaCCTTCCAGTCTTATCCAGGCACCCAGCTGTGTGTTGTTGTCTTGACACCATGCGACAAACCTTGGTTAGGCAACACACTGTCAAAGTTAAAATCTAATGTTTCCCCATCCATGAGGTCATTACGAATTATTGACTCCATATCACAGTCCAATCGTTCAATCAACATATCATCTAAGTCACTAGGGAGTTTCTCCTGATGGAAAGATACAATTCCCACTCTTCCATATCCGTTACAGCTGTTCACAGTGGTGTACGGGTTTATGCTATTCATCTGCATTGGGTGGCTCATAGGCACTTGTACTGACGTTTTCACTGCAGATGAACGATTTAAGCCTGAAGCGTGAGACACGGTGCTAACTGTGAGAGACAAGGTATGGCTGTTTACTACTGATGTTGCCTGGACATGTCCTTGGTGTGGGTGGGTACTGGGGGCAACAATTTTGTTATGGTTCTGTTGGCTGCCATATGGCGTCATTGTCGAGTTAGTGGCCATTAACACATTTGGTCCCAACACTCTGCTACTGGGCTGGGAAACACGAGTGTCTACAGATGTCAAGATATCACTGTGTGGGGGTGAATCAGAAGTAAGCAACTCCTTCAGAAGGCCTACAGGGCAGCTATACTGGCTGATGGTTCCATAGTTCGATTTACTGTCTTGAATGGTTTGCATAGGTATTTGGGACAAAGTGTTCATGCTAGTCTGAGCATAACCGTATTTCCTGTAGTCCGCATTTGGTGAACCTATATTTGTGTTAGATGGCGTATACGAGTAACCCGGAGGTTGTTGCATCATGGTAGCAGGTGGAGATTGGGTCGATCCAGCCAAGGATGTGTTTGGGGATAAAAGGTTGAGGTTATCCAGGAGATTCTCCATGGTTTCTGAACTGCTCATCTCAGAAAGGCTGGGCAGAGTTGAAGCCATTTTGGTTGTGGACGGAGGGTAGACCATAGAGTGCACGTCCCCTTCTCCAAGGTCATCTTGTTCTGGCAGGATTGGAGAAAGTCTACCACTAATTGTACTAGCATTTGAACTGGTCCTAGGTCTAAATGTACTCCAATTATTATCAAAGTCGTCATTGCTATGAGAGCTGGGGCTTGCAGGCCATTTCGAGAACTGTGTGCCTGGACTGTCCCCATTTCCATCTTGACCTGTCTGAAGAGCTGCTTTTTTCTTCGCAGCTCTGCCTCTGCTTTTTGCAAACTTGCTGCTGTTGTCCATGGATGCAGCCCTTCTCCTGGGAGACTTGCCACTTTTGCCTCCTTCTGGGTTGAGCATCCACCACGAGCTTTTTCCTGTTCCTTCGTTCTGCACTCTAATAAACTTGCTGTGCAATGAGAGGTTATGGCGGATTGAATTCTGAAAAAGAAAGCAGGGATTAAAAAAAAGTGTTGATGCTCTCCATTTCTGTCCTTGATAGATAAATCCATTACATCAAATGCACAGCTGTAGAAATAATCACATTTCCCAATGCAATAATAAAATACATAGCTCCTCATTTTAGCTAAATAGACTCATACATTCCCACCGGCAATGAAGCTTCCTATTTACACTTTAAGGTAATCCTAGATGTTTCTGCACCGAAGAGTCTTGAATGCCTAACTACTTATTGCCATGCGTGCCTCCAGCTTTAAAATTTCTGTGAAAACCATTAAATTCACAATAGAAGAATGCATATTATATTTTACTTGTTTGTATTTTTAAGGCTCTTGAGGTCTAGCTACAAAGCCACCAGTTCTTTAGTCAGAGCCAAGCAAAGTAATGCAATGAACAACACACATAGTTAGTCAACCCTAGCTGATCTCAAAGCAACTTAGTGATAAAATCACAAATTTAGGACCACTTAATGAAGTCTTCATCAGGTAGTATAAATGGTTATGAATTAGTTTATATTCAGCATGTGTTTACATTGCTAATATTGGCCTAATAAGAAGCACATCTACCCATTTCATGATGCCCAATGAAGCACAACAATATAAAAGCAAGCAAAAATTCCTCTGAATGTAAATTATCAAATACTTTTTCTCAACTGGCTTTTTAGAAACCCCAGGTTTCAGCCACCACTTCACTTTCTGCAAGGGCAGTCAACAGATTAAATCTTTTGTTTATTAGTCTGCCTTTACCAATGAATGGATTTGTGTATTGCGAAGCCTAAAGAAAAAGTGACTGAAATATTGAATCAAGCGTTAAGATAGTTTAGTAACACCACTACC is a genomic window of Eublepharis macularius isolate TG4126 chromosome 1, MPM_Emac_v1.0, whole genome shotgun sequence containing:
- the FOXO1 gene encoding forkhead box protein O1; amino-acid sequence: MAEAPQLVETDPDFQPLPRPRSCTWPLPRPELAPSSPGQTPTPTPARAASPSRCGPVAALCASSPGGDLLSLLEGGGEGFEAGGAGAGELGAGAGCPCGDFPCLQHQQQPAAAGPALASVSGPRKSSSSRRNAWGNLSYADLITKAIESAPEKRLTLSQIYEWMVKNVPYFKDKGDSNSSAGWKNSIRHNLSLHSKFIRVQNEGTGKSSWWMLNPEGGKSGKSPRRRAASMDNSSKFAKSRGRAAKKKAALQTGQDGNGDSPGTQFSKWPASPSSHSNDDFDNNWSTFRPRTSSNASTISGRLSPILPEQDDLGEGDVHSMVYPPSTTKMASTLPSLSEMSSSETMENLLDNLNLLSPNTSLAGSTQSPPATMMQQPPGYSYTPSNTNIGSPNADYRKYGYAQTSMNTLSQIPMQTIQDSKSNYGTISQYSCPVGLLKELLTSDSPPHSDILTSVDTRVSQPSSRVLGPNVLMATNSTMTPYGSQQNHNKIVAPSTHPHQGHVQATSVVNSHTLSLTVSTVSHASGLNRSSAVKTSVQVPMSHPMQMNSINPYTTVNSCNGYGRVGIVSFHQEKLPSDLDDMLIERLDCDMESIIRNDLMDGETLDFNFDSVLPNQGLSHGVKTTTHSWVPG